Within Vicia villosa cultivar HV-30 ecotype Madison, WI linkage group LG1, Vvil1.0, whole genome shotgun sequence, the genomic segment CGATAGACTTTTATTAAGATGTAACTAACTTACTGTTGGTCTATGACCTTCGCCAACATTGTTCCACCAAGAACTACCTTGACCGTCAATTGTTCCTTCTCCACTGATAACAAGCCCATTCACATGAGAGAATGCAATCCAAGATTCACTATCGTTATTATCCCATTTCCAACTCTTCTTATTTTTTGGAGCAATGATAGTTCCCATTATCTGTTaaatcaaatattaataatattatttttattaaaaataaaaattaaataatttaattagataACTGAAAAGTAAGGGttaaattgagacacaatttcttACATACTCATACACGGgatactaaatatattaaataatttataacccACCTGAACATTAATTGTCTTAGATTTGCAAGGACCTTCAAATTTCATAGGTTGCAACATAAATGTTTTATCTTGAGGTATTATAAGTGTTGGGCTATCTTTCGTTGTACCACACACGTCTTCCCATGCTTTCAAAAATGCCTTTTATATAAAAGTTTAAATAATTGTATtagatttgatatattttttgtcataagaaataatatatatatatatatatatatatatatatatatatatatatatatatatatatatatatatatatatatatatatatatatatatatatatatgaaaaaaatgcaacaacaaaaaattaaaaaaaaattaaaaatacatttgaATCATCGGTATTTCCATCACCCTTGGCACCATAACTAACAACATCAATGTTTTGGCCACCATTGTTACGATTTGCAAATATAGAGCACATACTAATTGAACAAATACAAAACactagaagaagagaaaaaatgtcTTTCATCTTTGAAATAAgaagaaaaactgattttatcAAAACACTAATAATATATTGTGTTAAGCTAGAATAATTgattgataaaaataaaagaaatttcaattatttatatattggaGGAGCTCAAATAGTAGAGCAAACCATACTTATTACcaataattaaaatgatttttctgTCTATAGGATTCACTACAAGCAAAATATTATTGTTGGGTCATAAGGAATTTGCATATTTTAGGAAATAGTATTTGAATTGTTTACGACAAAAATTTATTATGAGTAGTATTTTGTCGACGGAAAAGATCAAAAAATATATTACTTATCCTTTTTTTGGTTACATGACTGAAAaggaaaaatataatattaatttgatTCACTAACTtatgattaaataaatttaatgttAAACAGCTTTTCAAAGATTACTATCCTTTAGTAAATGACATGCTTCGAGTATGATTATTTCTACTCGAAGGAacctatatttttattaaaaaaagtaatttcAATGACAAACTAAGTATACCtataaaacataaatataaaaataagtatAAATATAATTCATGCTTTAAATAAGTGTCAGGTCGCGAATTAGAATTAGGAGGAGGATCGTTTGGTTATAATAGGATGGGAAAAAAAAATTTGGTTGAATAGAGGACCTAAGCCCAAGAAAATAAACTAAAGAGCAACAATCCTAGGGGAAGACACCCCAATAAGATCATCCTCGAAACTACTCAAAACAGAATGAGGAATATGATAGAAAACTATACTACCACCACTAAGACTTTTCCCAACTTTAGCTAACTCATTTGCACACACATTAGCTTCCCTATACGTATGACATAGatcaaaatcaacacaattagCAAGTACTCTTCGAATCTGGATAACTAGCTGCAAGTTGCTATGATTTCTCCCAGCAATACCCTTAATAATCTCCACTGCTTGCTTGGAATCAGATTGCGCTTCTACCTTGTGAAACCCAGCCTTCATCGTAAGCAAGATACCTTCATAGATCCCCCAAAGTTCTGCACACAAAACATTCCCAAATCCAGTTGTCTTAGCAAACCCAAACAACCAATTTCCGGACTCATCACGCAGAACACCGTTGCACCCCGAAACTCCATTCTTAATAATGGTGCTATTACTTTCATGCctctacaaatttttttatgaaatttctttgtGTTTATtagaaatttcaaagaaataccagaaattttcaaaattataggaattttttaaaatttatcaaattttctgaaaaatatgataatacatttttgaaaaaaaaagtttttacactatcagaaatttgaaatttccgataaATCACAGCAAAAATCAGTATGTTTCAAAAAAATTGGTAGaataaatttttatgtttttaaaaaaattataccgaaaaattataaattaactaCCGAAAATTTCGTTCTTAGCCACCCCCGAATTTATTCATGGGCATTTTTGGAATAATGGAAAATAGGGGGTGCCAGGTACaatttgtgttagaacaagaattgttctgatcaatattcttagttttgatgataacattacatatgaattttgtataagacaatgtggtactctaatcctatgcattttccatttcaggaaatatataaagagtatgcacaattcagcgcaagaagcactgactcagaaggttcaagtatgcaacatcagaacatgctctcgcaagacatcagaacatggtctattgaagcatcagaagaacttgagatcagaagcagaagcactgaagttcttatggtatcacgctagaagcacttcaaagtcagaagacaagaagatgctctgcaccaagctgtttgactctgattaattcaaacgttgtatctacaaagatcagatcagaagcaagtacaagatggcaggctacgctgactgacaaaagaaacgttagaagctattaaaggcaaagtcagttaaagcaggaaaagcaaggctcgaggtagttgacaaaagagtgaaatattaaatgcaatgatgtacggatcacgcaacgcattatgtaacaccccaaattctacccaaaattataatgcggaaaaatatcagagtattaaaaaaatttcaaacaacacattggagtatcacatatcaacttagaacttcaacttgtatttcatCCAACGATGATACATAGCATTTGAATTAACAATCAATTATTAGCTTATCTCAACTCATACAACTTTGAAGTATAataagtacttcatattattcaactttgaatcaacggttataataacaacaactaaaacacCAACAACCTAGAAATAACGATATAagcaaccccccgagtgctacgtatcagagcgacacaccaactggactcaatgaagcaacaaacttccacatctatacttgagtacctgcccatttcccatggtaggggaaacatcagcagcaagggtgagatatcaaactatataaataggatcatgataaatcatatattaggtaaagaatataaatgaatcaccacatcacacaacatcaatataaacagcacaaagaacatcatcaatgaatagtcatgatatcaacatataaacatattcaacaagtcatcatataagcgtcattatcaatatatacgcattttcaacaagtcaacatataagcgtCTACATCATCATATAAGCATCGCAATGCATAATCAACAACTCCAACCAACAACAACGGACAAcgactcaaatgcgactcaactgtgcatatgcatttggtaccaatcggagcttcagctcccgtcaccaattgcccaattcagaggcacaaggcataagccttcgtcactagtttgccaatccaggccgtcacagagtatgcatatgaaatgtgactcgacaaacaagacaatacatcttactcatcacaatcacatatcgtcacgaggcataagcctatatcacaatcaattaccatctatacgaggtaattcacgtcaccataatatttcatcttcatttagtcacaacatcatcatcacaaatatatacaacatcacatattacaaatcatcacaaaacatcgtcatgtttcgacacatcatcgcaattatacaacttcgcatataaacaagtcattacatatatatcctcatgcttcggcatatcacaacaaacatacaacttcgtgtgttaacaaaatcatcacaaacatacaattcgcatatcaccaagattattacaattatcatcagGTTTCGGCACATCgacacaattactcaatttcacatattaacaaaatcatccAAATCAAACCACAATTTTCGATCAATTCATaagataatctcaacatgctaatttatcaagtaaaccgaatcaacttccaattatcaactaattcaattagacataatattatttatcaagacaacatcattggcatagcaatatattattctcaacataaatattcaaccaaatcgcgattacggtcaaattctcaagataccgtaatttaccgataaactgaataatttatccaagtctaaatatattccaattaattagaattattgaaattaattctactattaattaaattaaccaattaataatcatattatattaattccaattcaatattctattttcaattcattttttCAATTTACTAATATCTTAATATTTCTACTATCtccattaatataataaaatgataCTAAGTTCTTACCCATTATTTTATTACTTATTCCTTTAATTGTATTCTAATACACTAGTACTTCATATTAGAACATGGTAATTAAGATATAATGGAATGATCTGGGTCCCATATCATGAACACAGCGCCGCTGACAGTCCCCTAAGGGGTGCCGCGCGTCCCCAGCCTCAAGTGGCTGTCTCCCTTACATTCATATCAGCATTCATTTAAATTTTCATACTTTTTCCATTTGATACTTCAATTCATACTACCACTATATTATCTTTTTATCTCTCCATTATATACTATTATATATATAGAAAGGATGGAAACATGATGAAAACAAAAGGGTTATTATTCCATCTAACTAATTCAATTTCTAAGTCTTTGAAAAAGAAATCAATGAACAGCAAAAGCATATATACTATGTGGTAGATTTCACGGAACAGTTTCTACTAATAATTGTTCTGCAGCAAGTGTCCTAATGCAGCAATTGTTTTGAAATTCATTTGTAATTTTGAATGTAGCAACTAAAATAAATACCCCACAACACAACAATTTCACACAATACAATAACAATCTACACCCTAAACCCatataaaattcatcatattcccatttaggtagaaagaatcccccttaccttagattgagtGCAGCTTTAAGGAATTTCAatcgaaaattgaagaaaaatcacACTTTGGAGCAACACTTTAGgtctccttcttctcttcttcacaACCCTAACTCCTctttcctttttctctttttttttttctttttcctcggCTACTCTCACATTCTCTCTTTTCCAAAATGACAAAAATTACCCACTACTTAACTACCACTTTCTAATGGGCCTAACAAAATATACCCCTTAATACTTAGAGATGTCATTATTTAAGCCCAATATCTTTTCTATacttaatgtaaaaataatacttccacttaaatgccattaaaataaaatccgattattttaatataccgattattactcaatgcctcatatttccggtctaatcttaattactcggaaaattcccaaaacgctaaacatcaactcattaatatttttaatactaaaaatattaaaatcttcgattaaatgtcgatccgctatcccgaactaataccgactaaatcgtctcaaaatacgaaaacttcactaaacactccgaacgtctagattaagcgaattattgaattttcgggcgttacaactctcccccacttagaatattttcgtcctcgaaaatcaaCTTAACAACACTACCGCAACCAAGTctcgtatccaattctcaaatatccaaatcgcgtttggtaacacttcaatcactacttcttcggcacaacaacgactccacaagaacacaaacacattactattcttaccagattcacaataatctacgacctaatgcagcatcctggctcatcgcacttattccaatagtctatcaatccaaacatcaagataactccacTTCACAGTCTTCTAACATATCGTCTttcacttcttacaagtcgtaTAACAACAGTGCAATCCAAtgcttccgctgcgcaactctgataattcttctttaagtcactgctttgttaaaactccgtcaactatatggttcacaaattttcaatccaacgcagactttccttaatactcattttcacatcgttgtttcactgttacttccaaatctttACCTTGCGACATTCGCTTGTACAATACTCACTACTCTGAATTGTTCATTTCGTCAAACTCTTACTCAACCACTCCTCTTATCAAGTTACACAAATTGGTGAGCGACTACCTTCGCGACGTAACATCAATACTCTTTCTctactattaagatagcaagacagATCTATGACATTCAGTACGATTGTtatctaccattaacaatggattgagggtgatcagttccccaatttgtcaattagtattcgacaaccatagtgaagtataaaccgtcgttacttcgTAATAGCGTCATCTCCGAattttcactcaaatccattaacacgTCATAATCCAATGATTCATCTTGGGTTTTTCACAACTCCCGCAACCTCCTACTCGTTCGATCTTGTTGATAAGACACCGACGTTCAAACAGATTACAAAATCCGCCtcgtagtcacttagcatcacacaatcgtcaaacgtctttccatctccaaaattacttctatactcgtacttcacaattcatctcattatctttccgacgcttcaaatggAGCTCAAATTGGATATCCGGAACTCaggttatgaatttttaaagtttcacaatgattctgaATTTTCTGCGACTTGCTTACGGAGATCCTACTCcgaaactcaattttttttttccgACTCAAACACATCCCAAACAGCCTCTAACATAAATCCTTATAACTCGAGAGATGCATTCTTTCATCGAAATTTCAGTCTTGATATCACGGAGACAATAATTCTTTTTACAAGCTACGTGCGTCCTCGAGTTTCCAACTTAAACTCACGATTCACAACTCCAAGCATCGACCACATCAGACAGTTACGTATGCAAGTCCAACATAAAGTCCACTGCAACTTCATTACTCTATCACTTTTCAAACATCGGCATTTCACACAAAGGTTACCCGCATCGACAACTTCACAGTCCTCCATCATGTTGAACATCGCAGCTCTCTAAATTCCGTCTCTcaaaatcattcttaacttcacgtCGTTTTCGAATCCAGATAAcctccaaaactctcaacaacgcTTGCATCGACGCTTGTCGACAACATACCAGACTATCTCTTACAACAGAAACCCcttcgagaagcaaggcttctcccccacttatcgtcaaaccaattcctgaaatcaaaacaaataagtacCAACGGTGCTTCACACACATGTTGCGTACTACAGgataaaacactgacagcattcaactgtcttacaaactcaacagactcgacaacttggccgaacagaccgacctgctctgataccactaatgtaacaccccaaattctacccaaaattataatgcggaaaaatatcagagtattaaaaaaatttcaaacaacacattggagtatcacatatcaacttagaacttcaacttgtatttcattcaacaatgatacataaCATTTGaattaagagtttgaaatcttgaaaacatcttttcaatgtcttcatcatcctccatcttgaaggcttcatacttctggattaaagctagagctttagtctccttgacttgagcatttccttcatgagtcattttcaaggactcatatatgtcataggccgtttccctgttagatatcttctcatactcagcatgagagatagcattcagcaaaacagttctgcatttatgatgattcctgaaaagctttttctgatcatcattcatttcttgccttgtcagctttacgcctctggcattcactggatgtttgtaaccatccatcagaagatcccatagatcaccatctagaccaagaaagtaactttccagtttatctttccagtattcaaagttttcaccatcaaataccggcggtctagtataaccattgttaccgttgtattgctcagcagagccagatgtagatgcaggtgtagacttttcactttcatcaaccatcttttactgaagcgtttttctcttcctgaatcttttctaaacacggttaagtgcttgcaccttagaaccggcgctctgataccaattgaaggatagaaaaacacttagaaagggggggtttgaataagtgtagctttaaaaacttgacagataaaaataaattgcacagttatttttatcctggttcgttgttaactaaactactccagtccacccccgcagagatgatttacctcaactgaggatttaatccactaatcgcacggattacaatggttttccacttagtcagcaactaagtcttccagagtcttctgatcacacactgatcactccaggaacaactgcttagataccctctaagacttttctagagtatactgatccacacgatcactctagttacaacctgcttagataacctctaagacttcctagagtattctgatccacacgatcactctagttccttacaacttaatgtaatcaattctaagagtattacaaatgcttcttgaaagctataatcacaaactatgatatttctcttaatcgtttaagcttaatctcactaatatattacaacagcaatgtagtgagctttgatgaagatgaagattctgagctttgaatttgaacagagtttcagcaagttaataggcgttgttttgttcaggatcgttaaccttgcttctcatcagaacttcatatttataggcgttggagaagatgaccgttgagtgcatttaatgctttgcgtgttccgtacagcatcgcatttaatgttatacgcttttgtcaactacctcgagccttgttcacgctgtgtctactgacgtagcctttaatagcttttaacgttccttttgtcagtcagcgtagcttgccacttgtactttcttctgatctgatgtttgtgaatacaacgtttgaatatcatcagagtcaaacagcttggtgcaaagcatcttctgatcttctgaccttgaagtgcttctgagcgtgataccatcagaacttcagtgcttctgttctcttgttcttctgatgcttccatagacccatgttctgattctgcttcgaccatcttctgatgtcttgccagaccatgttctgatgttgcatgctgaaccctttgagacaaagcttctgagcgctgaattatgcatactctttatatatttcctgaaaaggaaattgcattggattagagtaccatattatcttaagcaaaattcatattattgttatcatcaaaactaagataattgatcagaacaaatcttgttctaacaatctccccctttttgatgatgacaaaaacatatataaatgatatgaatttgcgatcagaaagaacagacggcaaaagacaaattacacagctatagcataagcatatgaatatgtctccccctgagattaacaatctccccctaagataaataatctccccctgaaataaatactcgaagaactttaataaaagacttccctgattatttcggtagagacgatcatataagcttttgtcttcagagaattcatagcttctgacttctgcttccataggacagcttcagaactagaacttctttagatccctagaacactcacagcttctgattcctgcttccatctaggacagcttcagaacttgaatttctttgatcttctgaacattcacagcttctgatttctgcttccattcaggacagcttcagaacttgaatttctttgatcttcagaacattcacagcttctgatttctgcttccatctaggacagcttcagaacttgagttttctggatctttagaacattcacagctttgaatttctgcttccctcggatagcttcagagctttgaatttctaccaacatcacttcatgctagatttatatcagaacattgttgaatgtaccagagcatcatcagagcatctctacatcctgaaatgttacagaacaaaaactaaacgacaaaagtcagcatgaacgagttagaacataaaatgtatatttgaacacataatatgtatcagagccatataggctaaaataatgtatcagagcaaatagaattttgtcagaacaaatagacaaatatggatcaaattctattatcagtgcttctgattcattcttctttcttgcttctgatctctgaagcttgacagcactcggcttgcttcagtttccatggttttgcttcttgtgtttgctttgaagattctcttcacttctctatacctgcaaaacacttaaaccatatagaacttgcagttcttgttagagaatgtgtgggagctttacccagcaactgatagattaatcaaatcatttatcatttatcttctcccccttttcgtcatatcatcaaaaagcaaaaaagatttagagacaaacaaaacgaaacacacggaggaagaagatgatttcattgaaggtcaatgtcataccccaaaatttgccctcataaaATTAAATGtcgttttatttcaattaaacgaCATGATACGATGGGTAAGGAGGAAGGTTTGCAGGTACACGGTcacgggttcgaatcccactactgacattttttcttttatctgttactaactttatttctgttttaaactacttttttcttaaaatcacaaaaaaattatttttatagcttTTTAATTaactcttgtttttttttaaattaaaaatagttatttttgttctttcttaattttatatttaaaaa encodes:
- the LOC131659306 gene encoding probable polygalacturonase At3g15720; its protein translation is MKAGFHKVEAQSDSKQAVEIIKGIAGRNHSNLQLVIQIRRVLANCVDFDLCHTYREANVCANELAKVGKSLSGGSIVFYHIPHSVLSSFEDDLIGVSSPRIVALYMCSIFANRNNGGQNIDVVSYGAKGDGNTDDSNAFLKAWEDVCGTTKDSPTLIIPQDKTFMLQPMKFEGPCKSKTINVQIMGTIIAPKNKKSWKWDNNDSESWIAFSHVNGLVISGEGTIDGQGSSWWNNVGEGHRPTALRIIGCENIKLSGLRHINSPKNHLSITSCTGALISNLHMTAPKDSPNTDGIDISSSTHIVIQQSVISTGDDCVAINSGSQFINITDVYCGPGHGISVGSLGKGRSYATVEDVYVRNITFTGTTNGARIKTWIGGSGYARKITYEDIKLFGVKNPVIIDQQYDALLGESIRAVKVSDVTFRNIEGTANDEKAIELNCDHIGCTNIVLENIKITGLDGKKISASCQYVEGSSSACIPNVPCLS